A stretch of the Candidatus Zixiibacteriota bacterium genome encodes the following:
- a CDS encoding DapH/DapD/GlmU-related protein produces the protein MASSIISKSARIGENSRVGDFCRIGDNVVVGEGCEIGQGVVIHDGTVIGGQVRIDDHAVIGKQPMRAANSAVTKELQLASAKIGANCIIGTGAVIYAGCELGRKVLVADLATIRENVTVGDFTIVGRGVAIENYCRIGRYVKLETNAYITAYSELEDRVFIAPCVATSNDNFIGRTEERFKHFKGVTVKKGGRIGINATILPGVTIGEDALVAAGALVTKDVPARKIVAGVPASVFRDVSPEQLLENQNWKD, from the coding sequence GTGGCAAGCAGCATCATATCAAAGTCCGCGCGTATCGGAGAAAACAGCCGGGTCGGCGATTTCTGCCGAATTGGCGATAATGTCGTGGTCGGCGAGGGATGCGAAATCGGCCAAGGTGTGGTGATTCACGATGGAACCGTAATCGGCGGGCAGGTGCGGATCGATGATCACGCCGTTATCGGCAAGCAGCCGATGCGCGCCGCCAATTCCGCAGTCACAAAAGAGCTGCAGCTCGCTTCGGCGAAAATTGGCGCGAACTGCATTATAGGAACGGGGGCCGTTATTTATGCCGGCTGCGAACTGGGTCGCAAGGTGCTCGTGGCCGACCTGGCAACTATCCGCGAAAACGTGACCGTGGGTGACTTCACGATTGTCGGACGGGGTGTCGCGATCGAGAACTACTGCCGGATCGGGCGATACGTCAAACTCGAAACCAACGCCTACATCACGGCCTACTCCGAACTTGAGGACCGTGTCTTTATCGCGCCCTGCGTGGCAACCTCGAATGACAATTTTATCGGCCGCACCGAGGAGCGCTTCAAGCACTTTAAAGGCGTCACCGTGAAGAAGGGAGGGCGGATAGGAATCAACGCCACGATACTTCCCGGTGTTACGATCGGCGAGGACGCACTGGTGGCAGCCGGCGCGCTGGTCACCAAAGACGTGCCGGCTCGCAAGATCGTGGCCGGGGTTCCCGCCAGTGTGTTCCGCGACGTTTCCCCCGAACAACTGCTCGAAAATCAGAATTGGAAAGACTGA
- a CDS encoding Wzz/FepE/Etk N-terminal domain-containing protein, producing the protein MTSESRSNLWVFLELLARRRGLIFTLILIVTIAAVIVSLILPEWYTATALLLPPPDESTRGGLSELTEIATYTGGIRLPGLVTPNDVYARMLRSRRVSDKIIEKFQLMERYGASNTTAVYLILDDHTSVGVTDEGLLSISVEDRDPQVAADMATAYVQELVDLNRQLLSTSAREKREFIEARLAEVRAQLDSARQQLELFQIEYRSVNLDEQARMALNQAVELKVDQANLELDISMNRRVLGDQHPSLVEKRERLKLINQQLAALEWGGVRDSSFFSVPISAIPGLKGRFESLYARVRVSESLYQTLLELYEQARIQEQENSPTIAVLDWPRVPDVRSRPQRTIIVLAAFICALIGSIFLGAWLEFVARMKEKQPQDYARLMAFAGAFFGWLPGFRRSGSK; encoded by the coding sequence ATGACCTCCGAGTCGCGCAGTAACTTGTGGGTGTTCCTGGAGCTGTTGGCCCGGCGGCGGGGGCTTATCTTCACGCTCATTCTTATCGTTACAATCGCAGCGGTGATAGTGTCCCTGATTCTCCCGGAGTGGTATACCGCCACCGCGCTACTGCTGCCGCCGCCCGACGAATCGACACGCGGGGGTTTGTCCGAACTGACGGAAATCGCCACTTACACCGGCGGCATACGACTCCCCGGACTGGTCACGCCCAACGATGTTTATGCCCGCATGTTGCGAAGTCGGCGCGTGTCGGACAAGATTATCGAGAAGTTTCAACTCATGGAGCGATACGGGGCTTCGAACACGACCGCCGTGTATCTCATCCTCGATGACCACACCAGTGTTGGTGTCACCGATGAAGGCCTGTTGAGCATTTCTGTCGAGGACCGCGATCCCCAGGTCGCCGCCGATATGGCCACGGCCTATGTGCAGGAGCTAGTTGATCTGAATCGTCAGCTACTGTCGACATCGGCGAGGGAGAAGCGTGAGTTCATCGAGGCACGTCTGGCCGAGGTGCGCGCGCAGCTCGATTCGGCCCGCCAGCAACTGGAGCTATTCCAGATCGAATATCGTTCGGTGAACCTGGATGAACAGGCTCGCATGGCGCTCAACCAGGCGGTGGAACTCAAAGTCGACCAGGCCAACCTGGAACTGGATATCAGCATGAACCGCCGAGTGCTGGGCGACCAGCATCCGAGCCTGGTAGAAAAACGGGAGCGTCTCAAGCTCATCAATCAGCAGTTGGCGGCGCTGGAGTGGGGCGGGGTTAGGGATAGTTCGTTCTTCTCGGTGCCCATTTCGGCTATCCCCGGCCTCAAGGGGAGATTTGAATCGCTTTATGCCCGCGTGCGAGTGAGCGAATCACTCTACCAGACGCTGCTGGAACTGTACGAGCAGGCGCGCATACAAGAGCAGGAAAACAGTCCGACTATCGCCGTGCTCGACTGGCCGCGCGTGCCGGATGTCCGAAGTCGACCCCAGAGAACGATTATCGTGCTGGCGGCATTCATTTGTGCTCTGATAGGATCGATATTCCTCGGGGCCTGGCTGGAGTTCGTGGCACGCATGAAGGAAAAGCAGCCGCAGGACTACGCCCGGCTGATGGCGTTTGCGGGGGCTTTCTTCGGCTGGCTCCCCGGTTTCAGGCGTTCCGGTTCGAAGTAG